The Toxoplasma gondii ME49 chromosome III, whole genome shotgun sequence genome includes a window with the following:
- a CDS encoding hypothetical protein (encoded by transcript TGME49_299270) has translation MQPGSKGSGGIHRDIVLAGGSSCRQARKVFVSCEVPSTGQQRNESASESAELPRSSLSREDSSLVTVCTETATSVSSATKGVSLVAYAPSETKAEGGSSFPDTARSGLSQVARDFPPSLPEGPDFSLSSLLLGGCPGHTSSGLSRSFPSSNRQESVAEASCDSTNEGFTYCEPSHGASSASCIMLDAVDAPQQSVAKSRGRGSTHCVLWSCECRPACRLSFSEDPPPHAAAAHQRGQPVGSDGFSGEDNGTASNGSCGECFRVCQGYPLSCEERAPPHFLPSTSMSGLRHLARLDELRREADAATLSQIERIASRLARVEHVTWLEERKRRQEGQTVNKVDSKVESGQKHRNLFDFSQVASTRSDGVPSTFPDAICSAGASSEDTAPLHPMRERGKHVREELPEKGCRRQKISEDWDPQSFSGNEVLTGFSGGMHCNDGREEEDIRSQTAPVSNPERTRKEERRSLETSGASDEDRGSRLRPCTSQCSEAHASAETCEGLRKFSQELVNAGVGESLDDFHTRKSTHKCVSDGVDGFVGSGPEPDAEARLAGAADFLLRRGIPAAVFETRTDATVLPLSSPSVEGVALADVMPQFRSETTLPLWVLWWYCGRHAAATARNGEPVGQESFLVSVELSSSSDEENCTSTKVRMESGTFSKGQTGAALSGKRSEPPTRGREEGNRRQKKGETRVSCDMKGGRVRREMSQEDDCAPVDFLDDSSSLSNTCADARGENEDRWENGTEDEQGTRPRYTNTSRGRQRGKERGSQLSCCGFRTATETRDGGEPRSGRRGGGSSPRSPRIGMLAKKDASPSNLAPPPCDTEAAAEAVRSNLDSTESDECTSETQAGATEAEYSSTFGPRSNGSRLATVCMEDCGSARRFDSGVTNVAARHAYAKGEGGAEFATLEQTSGEQKELSFLRCSRESHLSTWTPRRRVSAASNAEGTVSRFAIQSTVVASRDLLATDGGCLANTDTVDTGLSPRKCEEATHFLDHFSPRGRPVFIDLRTPRCSPRAHARLLRGSTPVSRVGTPIQRPVGAVDMLPPGEEEPKRRGTSSSCRFVSAASPSSEPSHVPARDRKRTHEGSTPCYPPLDLVTVSRTTPGSTPRKRQPSRGG, from the coding sequence ATGCAGCCTGGATCCAAGGGGAGCGGAGGTATTCACCGGGACATCGTGCTGGCCGGCGGGTCGTCCTGCCGACAAGCTAGAAaagtcttcgtctcctgtgaAGTGCCCTCAACTGGCCAGCAGCGAAATGAGTCTGCGAGCGAAAGTGCCGAATTACCCCGATCCTCCCTTTCAAGAGAGGACTCCTCTTTGGTGACTGTTTGTACCGAAACAGCCACCTCGGTTTCGAGCGCCACGAAGGGAGTTTCTCTGGTGGCCTACGCCCCCTCTGAGACAAAAGCCGAGGGAGGCTCTTCTTTCCCAGACACCGCGCGGAGTGGACTCTCGCAGGTGGCGCGCGACTTCCCCCCGTCGCTGCCAGAGGGTCCTGacttttccctctcttccctgttATTGGGTGGGTGTCCTGGGCACACATCGTCCGGATTGTCGAGGTCATTCCCCAGCTCTAATCGGCAGGAATCGGTGGCAGAGGCGAGTTGTGACTCGACAAACGAGGGCTTTACTTATTGTGAGCCGTCTCACGGcgcctcttccgcctcctgtATAATGTTAGATGCCGTAGATGCGCCTCAGCAGTCCGTAGCGAAGTCCCGAGGACGCGGTTCAACGCACTGCGTACTCTGGTCTTGCGAGTGTAGACCCGCATGCCGTCTGTCGTTTTCAGAAGATCCTCCTCCCCATGCTGCCGCAGCTCACCAGAGGGGTCAGCCTGTCGGCTCAGACGGTTTTTCTGGAGAGGACAATGGCACCGCTTCAAACGGATCCTGCGGCGAGTGCTTCCGCGTGTGTCAAGGGTATCCTCTTTCTTGTGAAGAGAGGGCGCCTCCACACTTTCTTCCTTCAACGAGTATGTCGGGACTGCGACATCTTGCCCGCCTCGACGAGTTACGGAGGGAGGCAGACGCAGCAACTCTCTCCCAGATTGAGAGAATTGCCTCTCGACTGGCGCGCGTGGAACATGTCACCTGGCTTGAGGagcggaaacgaagacaggAGGGTCAGACCGTGAACAAGGTCGACTCGAAAGTCGAGAGTGGACAGAAGCATCGGAATCTGTTCGACTTCTCTCAGGTGGCTTCTACGCGAAGTGACGGTGTTCCATCGACTTTCCCCGACGCCATCTGTTCCGCCGGTGCAAGTTCTGAAGACACGGCTCCCTTACATCCGAtgcgggagagaggaaaacacgTTCGAGAGGAGCTGCCTGAGAAAGgctgcaggagacagaaaatcTCCGAAGATTGGGATCCACAGTCTTTCTCAGGAAATGAGGTTTTAACTGGTTTTTCTGGCGGCATGCACTGCAATGACGGccgcgaagaggaagacattAGGAGTCAAACTGCACCGGTGAGCAATCCGGAGCGGACACGCAAGGAGGAACGGAGGAGCCTCGAAACTTCCGGTGCAAGCGACGAGGACAGAGGGTCGAGGCTGCGTCCTTGCACTTCCCAGTGCAGCGAGGCGCACGCGTCTGCGGAGACTTGTGAGGGTCTTCGCAAATTTTCACAAGAGCTTGTGAATGCGGGAGTTGGGGAAAGCCTAGACGATTTTCACACGCGTAAATCGACACACAAGTGTGTAAGCGACGGCGTCGACGGCTTTGTTGGGAGTGGTCCGGAACCAGATGCCGAGGCAAGGCTAGCGGGTGCGGCGGACTTCTTGCTGCGGCGAGGCATCCCGGCCGCTGTTTTTGAGACAAGGACTGACGCCACCGTGCTaccgctctcttctccatcagTGGAAGGCGTCGCGCTTGCAGATGTAATGCCTCAGTTTCGCAGCGAGACTACACTGCCTCTCTGGGTCCTCTGGTGGTACTGTGGTCGCCACGCTGCAGCGACCGCTCGGAATGGGGAGCCAGTCGGGCAAGAGTCATTTTTAGTTTCAGTAGAGCTGTCCTCTtcgagcgacgaggagaacTGTACATCCACGAAAGTACGAATGGAAAGCGGGACATTTTCTAAGGGACAAACAGGTGCCGCGTTGTCTGGAAAGAGGTCGGAACCGCCGACACGTGGGCGGGAGGAAGGGAATcgcaggcagaagaaaggagagactcGAGTGTCGTGCGATATGAAGGGTGGCCGTGTACGTCGTGAGATGTCACAGGAAGATGACTGCGCTCCGGTGGACTTTCTAGATGACTCCAGCAGCTTGTCAAACACATGCGCTGACGCGAGAGgtgaaaacgaagacaggTGGGAAAACGGtacagaagacgaacaagGCACACGACCACGATACACAAACACAAGCCGCGGACGCCAGCGGGGAAAAGAGCGAGGGTCGCAGTTGAGTTGTTGCGGATTCCGCACAgcaacagagacgagagatgGAGGGGAGCCTCGTTCGGGGCGACGGGGTGGTGGGTCGTCTCCACGCTCGCCCCGAATAGGAATGCTTGCGAAAAAGGATGCCTCCCCTTCCAATTTAGCTCCACCGCCCTGTGACACCGAAGCGGCTGCGGAGGCTGTGAGGAGTAATCTTGATAGCACAGAGTCAGACGAATGCACCTCGGAAACGCAAGCTGGTGCGACTGAGGCAGAATATAGTTCTACCTTTGGTCCCCGTTCGAATGGTTCCAGACTGGCCACTGTTTGCATGGAGGACTGTGGCTCAGCTCGTCGCTTCGATTCTGGAGTAACAAACGTAGCTGCACGTCACGCCTACGCcaagggagaaggcggcgctgAGTTTGCGACACTTGAACAGACATcaggagagcagaaggagttgtcttttctgcgttgctCACGTGAAAGTCACTTGAGCACCTGGACCCCCAGAAGACGTGTGTCAGCAGCAAGCAACGCCGAAGGCACTGTTTCTAGATTTGCAATACAGTCCACTGTTGTAGCATCGAGAGACTTGCTCGCGACGGACGGTGGCTGTTTGGCAAACACAGACACTGTTGACACGGGACTCTCACCTCGCAAATGTGAAGAAGCCACCCATTTTTTGGATCACTTTTCACCCCGAGGGCGCCCTGTGTTCATCGACCTGCGCACACCACGATGTTCGCCGCGAGCGCATGCGCGGCTCCTTCGAGGAAGCACTCCTGTGTCTCGTGTCGGCACACCTATTCAGCGACCGGTGGGCGCGGTCGACATGCTGCCtcctggagaggaagagccgaAACGGCGTGGCACAAGCTCAAGCTGCAGATTCGTTTCGGCAGCGTCCCCTTCTTCGGAGCCTTCGCATGTCCCAGCGAGGGACCGGAAAAGGACCCATGAGGGCTCCACTCCATGCTACCCGCCTCTGGATTTGGTCACAGTGTCTCGTACAACACCGGGGTCGACGCCTCGAAAGCGCCAGCCTTCCAGGGGTGGCTGA